The segment CCCGCGACAGCATGACCGGGCTGTATAACCACAGCACCACCACCGAGCTGATCAATAAAACCCTCGCCCAAGCCCACCGCGAAGATAGCCAGCACGCCATGGCAATGATCGATATCGATCACTTTAAACATGTTAACGATACCCACGGCCACTTGGCGGGCGACCAGGTGATTATCACCTTGGCAAGGCTTTTGAAAACCCGCCTGCGGCTATCCGACATTATCGGCCGCTACGGCGGTGAAGAGTTTGTCGTTCTGCTGAAAGGCATAACGGCAGAAAAAGCCGCCACCTTAATCGACAGCCTGCGCAAGGATTTTGCACTGGTCGATTTTCACGCCGGTGACGTTCGCTTTCGCTGCACCTTCAGCGTGGGGATAAGCAGTTTCCCCGCGCAACCCTCTACCGAGTCCATGCGCTTAAGCGCCGACCAAGCGCTCTACAGTGCCAAGCACCAAGGGCGCAACCAAGTAGTGCTAGCGACGGAGCTAACCGATGAACGCTGAACATCCCCGCGACGGCGAGGCGAATGACACGTCGTCGACCACTCTGAGCTTGGACGAGGCGTTAGCGGCACAAAGCGATAGTGAAACGGTGGTGGATGTTGATGAGCCCACCCAGCAGCTAGTGCTCTTTCGTCTTGACGACCAGCGGTTTGCGCTGCCCGGTAGCGCAGTGAGCGAAATTTTACCCAGCGACCAGCCCGTCTATTATGTACCAGGGCTGCCCGCCTCTACCGAAGGCGTACTGCATCTACGCGGCAAAATTGAGTCCGTCATTAGCCTGCATCAGCTACTCGGTTTACCTACGCCGGAAGTCACCTCTAAGGGTATGATTTTGTTAGTCCGCGCAGCGGGAGTGACGAGTGGCGTGCGTATTGAGCAGCTTGACGATGTCTGCGAGGTCACCCAGAGCATGCTGCAAGCTCCGCCCGAAACGCTTCCCGGCACGTTGCGCCCTTATGTCAGCGCACTGTGGCAGATAGATGAGCGCCAAGCGCTTGCCCTGCTTGACCCCGAGGCGCTGTTCGACGCCTACCAGCAGGGGTTGGGTTAAGGTGCCCCAGCCGCTAGACAAGCATGAGCAGGCCCAGGTTGCGTTGGTGCTGTTTCGCGTAGGGCCTTATCGTGCTGCCCTGGAAGCATGCCATGTGCTCGCCATGACCGATCACCCTACGGCATTGCGCACAGCCAATGCTCAATCGCTGCTCGACGAAGATGGCGACCATGCCCCACCTACCCGTTGGCTCACCCTGCGCGACGCTCAAACAGCCAGTGACAACCAAAACACTTGGCAACTGGGCGTAAGCGGTGACATTACGCTTCGGCAACTGCCAGCCAATTCGCTTTACCCACTGCCTAAACTGCTGCTTTCGCGACGGTTTTCAACGGCACTATGCGGTTGCACCTTCGACCAGCAGCAGCTGGTGCTGCTACTGGATGCACGCAAGCTTGGCCCTTAACTTTCTCAAGCCCCTGATCTTAACCAGCCAACCACAAACAGCTGATGGCATCGTCCTCGGCTATGTCGCTATTGGCCGGAATCACCGCAAAGGCGTCGGCGTTGATACATGACGAAAGCACGCCAGAATTCTGATCATCAAAGGCCTTCGCCGTGACGCCGCTGGGCGTGAATTCAAGCGTCACGCGCATATAGTGTTCCCGGGGCCCCGTAGAGGTGGCAAAGCCAGCTTTCGCGGTCACTTTCGGCAGCATTTTTAACGCCGGACAGCCGAGCATTGCGCCCAGCAAGGGGCGTAAAAACAGCCAGGCGCCGACAAATCCCGATACTGGATTGCCCGGCAGGCCAACAAACCGCGCCGGGCTGCCGTCATCGCGTGGCAAGCGGCCGAGCGCTAATGGCTTACCGGGGCGAATCGCCAGCTTCCACATATCGAGCTGGCCAATCGCTTCCAGCGCGGCTTTGACGTGGTCTTCCTCACCGACGCTCACACCGCCGGTGGTGACCACCAGATCTGCTTCAGCAGCAGCGGCCGTTAACAGTGCCACGGTGCGGGCGTAGTCATCCGGCACGCTAACGGTACTCACCACCTCAGCGCCAAAGTTCTCTAACAGGCGCCTAAGCATTGGCCGGTTGGAGTTGTAGAGCTGACCAGGCTTGAGCGGAGTGCCGGGATCAATAATCTCATCGCCCGTCGAGAGCAGCGCCACACGGGGCCGCCGACGCACACTGACCTGGGTAATGCCCTGGCCTGCCAAGTGGCCAAGGGCCGCTGCTTCGAGCCGCTCTCCGGCATTTAACAGCACGCTGCCCTGGCGCACGTCGCGTCCTTGACAGCGGACATTATCGCCCGCTGGAATATTGGCAGGTAGCAGCGCACGTTCGCCGTCAACTTCTACGCGCTCCTGCATCACCACGCAGTCAGCACCGGGAGGAATCTCACCCCCGGTAAAAATACGCGCGCAGCTTCCAGGCGCAAGCGCTTTCGCCTGCGTGCCGGCGGCAATGCGTTGACTTACCGGCAGCCACTGCCCCGCATCGGCGGCGCGCAAGGCGTAGCCGTCCATCGCGCTGTTATCAAACGGCGGCACATCCAGCTGAGCGGCGACGGCTGCGGCCAACACACGCCCACCGGCAGCTTCCAGCGGGATACTCTCTGCGCCGAGTGCACTGACGTCTGCCAGTAACGCCTCAAGCGCGGCTGATATCGGCTGTAAATCAGCCATGCTGACCTCGGCCTGGGATGACCAGGTTGGCAAAGTTGCAGGGTTTGTGGCGGCTATCCAACTGCTCGGCCAGAATGCCGTCCCAGCCGGTGCGGCAGGCGCCGGTTGAGCCCGGCAAGCAGAACACTACCGTGGCGTTGGCTAAGCCGCCGAGGCAGCGGCTCTGAATGGTGGAGCTGCCAATTTCTTCACCGCTTAGCTGACGAAAACGTTCGCCAAAGCCTTCAATGCGCTTATCCAGCAGCACCGAAATAGCTTCAGGCGTGGAGTCTCGGCCAGTAAAACCGGTGCCACCGGTGGTGATCACCACCTGCACATCCGCCTCGGCGATCCAGTTCGCGACCACCGCGCGAATACGATAGACATCGTCAGGCACGATGCGTTTTTCAGCCAGCGTGTGGCCAGCCTTGGTTAAACGCTCGACAAGGGCTTGACCACTGCGATCCGTCTCTTCTGTGCGAGTATCCGAGACCGTGAGTACGGCTATGTTGAGGGGCACCATTGGCTCACTCATCGACGTCACCCTTGTTTGGCTGCTTTCTTTTTGGCGTGATGCGCTTCCCAAGCCGCCATTTGCTCTGGCGTTGCTTCCGGTTGGTAAAGCTCCTTCCACTCGCTGTAAGGCATACCGTAAACGTACTCACGGGCCTCGTCGTAATTGAGGCTTTCATCCCGAGCCTCCGCGGCACTCACCAGCCATTTCGATAAGCAGTTACGGCAAAAGTCCGCCAGAATCATCAGGTCGATATTCTGGACATCTTTGTTATCGTCCAGATGCTGGAGCAAGCGACGAAATGCGGCGGCTTCCAGCTCAGTGCGCGTAGCTGGGTCTAACTGATCAAATGCTGACATAACCGTTGCTCTCCTAAAATGACGTTTGGTTCTTTAATAACTTAAGGTGAAGCATAACAAAAGACACCGCCAAAAGGCGGTGTCTTCGCTACCATCAAGCACGTATCAACTGGTTCGTGTTGCCGACGGTTCACTGCTGCCGCCAGATGACTTACGCGCCGCCACCTCTTCTTCCGATAGCGTTTGATCTTTGACCTCGTCGTACCACAAATTGTGGTGCTCTTTGGCCCAGGTCTCATCCACGTAGCCCGTGGTCATACCCTCTAGCGCGCCTTCAGTACCCAGCGTGCCGATATAGATATGGCCTAAGGAGATGGCGGTGAGTCCTAGCGCACCCACTGCGTGGATAATATTGGCCCACTGCATGGTGTCGCGCCCCTGATCGAAGTTGGGGAAGTCGAGCACCAAGCCACTGGCAATAACGAGAATACCGACCGTCGCCAATATCCAGTACCAAGCCTTCTCACCGCCGTTGGCAAAGCCTGCATCCACATGCTTTTTACCAATCATGCCGCCGCCTTTCTTGAACCATATCCAATCGTGCTTTTTAGGAATATTGTCTTTGATCAAGCTGACCAGCAGGATAACCAGCAGAATGCCGAAGATCGGCCCAAGGTAGTTATGCAGCACTTTCGTGGCCGCAATCATCCAGGCCCAAACCCCATCGCCAAACAGTGGGCGGAATACAAACTTGCCAAATAGCAGCGTCATCCCGGTCAACGCCAGAATGATAAACAGCGTTGCTACCGTCCAATGCAGCGCGCGCTTCATTAACGTCCAGCGCAAGAGCAGGCGTCCCGTACGCGGTGCTTCAAGCTCCTTACGTCCTACAATGAAGTAGAACAGCGCAATCAGCGCCGCCATGCCAAATACCACGATCAAACCAAACGGCGATACCCAGCGGTTACGGATTTCCCGCCAGGTTTCGCCGCTGGAATTGATCAGGCTGTAGTTGCTATCAAAGCGGGAGTCGCGGTAATTAGGCCCGGTTTCTCCACTACGCACCTGGCGCCACTGGTCGGCGGTAATACCAGGAGCAGCGGTGGTCATTTCGCGGTCAGGATCTGCTTGGGCCACCGCCACTTGCGTGAAGCCGAGGCTTAGCACCAAAGCAAGCGCCACCAACATAAAGCGCCAAATGCCCAGGGCGAGCCCTTTACCTGAGCGCGGCACCCCACCGGGTGCCTGTGCAGTCAACAGGTTCATGACACGCCTCCTTACCCTTTGTGGGCAGCATCATAGGCTAGGTTGTCGGCACTGGCCTGGGGGTTGTTGGACCAGCCGCCATCTTTATGGCCGCGATGGACAACGCGCTGACGGAAGATGTCGGCAACGTCTTGTGCATCACCCGCCAGTAGTGCTTTGGTAGAGCACATTTCTGCACATAGCGGCAGCTTGCCTTCGGCAATGCGGTTGGAGCCGTACTTCTCGTACTCTTCTTCTTTGCTTTCGGCCGGGCCGCCCGCGCAGAAGGTGCATTTGTCCATCTTGCCGCGCTCACCAAAGGCATCTTGCTGGGGAAACTGCGGGGCGCCAAACGGGCAGGCGTAGAGGCAGTAGCCACAGCCGATACACAGGTCTTTGTCGTGCAGTACGATCCCGTCATCGGTTTTATAGAAACAGTCGGTGGGGCACACCGCCATGCAGGGGGCGTCGTCACAGTGCATGCAAGCGACGGAAATGGACATTTCATCCGCTTCGCCATCATTTAGTGTCACCACACGGCGACGCTGAATGCCCCACTCGACATCGTTGGCATTTTTACAGGCGGTGACGCAGCCGTTGCACTCAATGCAGCGTTCGGCGTCACACATAAATTTCATTTGAGCCATGGTGTTCTCCTCATACCGGTGCGGGATGGCTCCCGCACCGTAATGCTGTCAGGTCGGTCGGGGCTTAAGCCCGCTCAATGCGGCAAATGGTGCACTTGGTCTCTTGCATCAGTGTCACCGGGTCGTAGCCATACGTGGTGGCGGTATTGGCCGCTTCACCAATGATGTACGGGTCCGACCCATCCGGGTAACGGTCGCGCAGGCTCTCGCCCTGGAACATGCCGCCAAAGTGGAACGGCATAAAGGCCACGTTACGATCGACGCGAGGAGTGACCAGAGCTTTGACCTTCACACGGCCCCCTTCTGCCCCTTCAACCCAAACATCGTCACCATCTTTGATACTGAGGTCGTTGGCGTCCGCCGGGTTGATCTCGACAAACATCTCCTGCTGCAGCTCGGCAAGCCACGACATGGAGCGCGTCTCTTCACCGCCGCCTTCATACTCAACCAGTCGCCCAGAGGTGAGAATCATTGGATACTCACCGCTGTTATCGCGATCCTGAATGGTTTTGTACATGGTCGGCAGGCGCATGATGGAGTCGAAGTCGTCCCAAGTGGGGAAGCGTTCAACCAAATCGCGACGCGTGGTGTAGAGCGGCTCACGGTGCTTCGGCACCTGGTCGGGGAAAGTCCAGACCACGGCGCGTGCCTTGGCGTTGCCGTAGGGCGCACAGCCATGCTCGATGGTGACACGCTGGATACCGCCAGAGAGGTCGGTTTTCCAGTTTTTGCCTTCCGCCGCCTGCTTCTCTTCGGCAGTCAGGTCGTCCCACCAGCCTAGGTCTTTGAGCAGTTGGTCGTTGAACTCTGGATAGCCGTCATCGATATCGCCGCCCACTGGCGCTGAACCTTCCGCCAGAAGGTTGACGCCGTCACGCTCGATACCAAAACGGGCGCGGAAACCCATGCCTCCTTCCATCACCGGTACGCTGGTGTCGTAAAGATTGGGCGAGCCCGGGTGGCCGAACTCGGGCGTACCCCAGCAGGGCCACGGCAAGCCGTAGTAATCCCCATCAGCCGGGCCACCCTCTGCGCGTAGGTTCTCGAAGCTAAACGTGTGCCAGTTTTTCTGGTGCTCTTTAAGGCGCTCGGGGCTTTGCCCGGTGTAGCCGACCGTCCACATACCGCTGTTGATTTCACGCAGAATGTCGTCGATGAGCGGCTCGTCACCGTTCATCTGGTAGTTCTTAACCAGTTCATTACCGAAGCCCAGTTTACGGGCAAACAGGTACATGATCTCGTGGTCGGGCTTGGACTCAAACAGCGGCTCAATCACGCGGTCACGCCACTGAATCGAACGGTTTGTCGCGGTAACACTGCCAGTGGTTTCGAACTGGGTGGCCGCTGGCAGCAGATAAACGCCATCGCTGCGGTCGTGCATTACGGCGGCAACGGTGGGATAAGGGTCAACGATGACCATCATCTCAAGCTTCTGCATCGCTTTTTGCATCTCGACGCCGCGGGTCTGGGAGTTAACCGCGTGGCCCCAGTAGAACATCGCTTTCAGCGCGGTACGCTGGGAGATGTTCTCGTCTTCTTCGAGCACGCCATCGACCCAGCGCGACACCGTAATACCGGCGCTGTACATGGGCTTACCATCGGCATACTCGGTGTCATCGTAGCGGCCTTTAAGCCACTCGTAGTCGAGATCCCACACCTGCGCCCAGTGCTGCCAGGCGCCTTCCGACAAACCGTAGTAACCCGGCAATGAATCACAGCCAAGGCCAAGGTCCGTTGCGCCCTGTACGTTATCGTGGCCGCGCAGGATGTTAGCGCCGCCGCCCGCCACACCAATATTCCCCAGCGCCAGCTCAAGAATGCAGTAAGCGCGGGTATTGTTGTTGCCAGTAGTGTGCTGGGTGCCGCCCATACACCAGACCACACAGCCTGGGCGGTTATCGGAGAGGCGTTTGGCGACATCGTACATCTCGGCTTCGGGAACGCCGGTGACTTCTTCAACGACACTGGGCGGGAAGTTGGCGACTTCGGCGCGCACTTCATCCATACCGTAAACGCGCTGATTGATGTACTCGTTATCTTCCCAGCCATTTTCAAAAATGTGCCACAACAAGCCCCAAATATAGGCGACGTCCGAACCGGGACGTAGACGCACGTATTTGTTGGCCTTGGCGGCAGTACGGGTAAAGCGCGGGTCAGCGACGATAATGTCACAATTGTTGCGCTCTTTAGCGATCAGGATATGCTGCATTGCCACCGGGTGCGCTTCACTGGGATTAGAACCAATGAACAGAATCGCCTTGCTGTTATGCATATCGTTGAGCGAGTTGGTCATCGCTCCATAACCCCAGGTATTTGCTACACCCGCCACGGTGGTGGAGTGACAAATACGTGCCTGGTGGTCGGTGTTGTTGGTGCCCCACAGCGAGGCAAGCTTGCGCATTAAATACGCTTGCTCGTTGTTAAACTTCGCCGACCCCAGCCAGTAAACGCTGTCCGGGCCGTGCTCTTCGCGCAGCTCGAGCAGTTTGTCGCCGATCTCGTTAACGGCGTCTTCCCAGCTCATGCGCTCCCACTCACCGGCCACGAGCTTCATCGGGTACTTGAGGCGTCGCGTGGAGTGGCCGTGCTGGCGCAGCGAAGCGCCTTTCGCGCAGTGCGCGCCGCGGTTGATGGGGTGATCAAAAGCGGGTTCTTGCTTGGTCCAAATACCCTCTTGAACTTCGGCGTAAACGCCACAACCCACTGAACAGTGGGAGCAGATGGTGCGTTTGGTCTCGACCGGCGAGTCCAGCACGGGGGTTTTGTCGGCTGCTTCCGAGCGCTGCATCATGGGCGCACCCATAAAGCCAACGGCGGCCACACCGCCGGTGGCAGCACCGCTGCGCTTGAGGAACTGGCGACGGGAAATACCCAGCCCGGAGGCCTTGGGGGTGTCTGTTTTGCGAGTTAAGCGCATGGCAAATCTCCTGGCATTCCGCCGTCAGTCACGCAGCGAGGCGTAATAAGCACGGACGTGATCAGTCTCACGGTAGTTAACCGTTGGTTTTTCGTTTTTCACCGGGGCAGCGTCAGCCTGTGCCAGAGTGACATGACCGACTGCCGCTGCGGCGCCAGCAGCGGCGGTTCCCAAACCAACGGTTTTCATAAACCGGCGGCGCTCAGGATTATGTGATTTGTGCATGAGATTCTCCTCTAGCATGCTCTTATCCAGGGTCTTTTATGCAGCTTCTTATACTGATTTTAGCTCTTTACTAATGTTTTTATGGAGCCTTCGCTAAGGTTCAACGATCCGCACCGGTGTGTGGCCCGCATCTATGCTTAAGCGAGCCTGCTCACTCTCCATAAAAGCGCTACCCAACTGCCCCAGCGCTGCATAGAAAGCGGTGTCTACCTGCCCCAGATCGGCAAAACAGCTGGCCGCCCAAGGGGCTAAATGTTGGCTAAAGAAATAGCCCTGCTCAGAACTTTCAGCGTCAATCAGCATCGCCATGACTTCACACAGAGCTGCCAAATGATCTTCAGGGTCCCGCGTATGCTCACTGCGTTCAAAGCCGAGTACTTTTAAGTCTTGGCGCAGTGCCACCAGCGCCGCTTCCATCAGTTCGCCGTTGCGGTACCAGGAGGCATAAGGCACTACATCACCTTGAATCACCCCCACCAAGTGGCGAAAGTGGGCGCGTTGTAGTCGCTCAACGTCCTCGCCGCCCTGTTCTGTATCGGCGGCAGCGACAGCCAACGACTGCCAGCACTCTGCAAGACGGCTGCCGTCCTGCTCGATAGCCAGCTCAGCCAGCCAGTTGAGCAACTCGGTATCCGGCGCTTGGCGCAGCAGCGTGGCTAACAGCCGGTAGATATCGGCGCGTAGCGCATCCGCTTCTTTAAGCGTGGGCAGTGCATCCGTCATCGGCTTATACCTTCAGTTGCGCGTCGGGATCGCGAATCATGGTTTTCCAGACATCTTTTACCCGGCAGTCTTCGCACATTTCCAAGCGGATCATCGCCTCTCCAGCAAAGTAGGGGTGGTTAGCCAGCTTCTGTTTAATAGTAGCGACCGTACTGACGGTGGCAAACGGCTTGCCGCAGTTAATGCATTCGAAAGCCGCTTCTTCGTGACAGATGTGGCGCGTTTCGCGGGCATCGGATGCCAGGAAGCCGGGCATCAGAGTAATCGCATTTTCCGGGCAAGCCTGCTCACACAAACCACACTGCACACAGTCCGCTTCAAGGAAGCTCAGCGCGGGCGTGTTGCCGCCTGACTTTAATGCCGGAGTCGGGCAGTTGCTGACACAAGCGTGGCAGAGCGTGCAGGCATCCCTATCGACGTCAATAGCGCCGTAGGCAGCGCCCGCTGGCACGCCAACTCGCTCGCCGCTGGGGTTGCCCAGTTCAGCAAGCCGGGCCAGCACGCGGTTCAAACGCGCACGTTTTTCTGGCTCTGGCAGGCTAAGTGGTGACTCTGTCAACGGCGTTAGCGCCGGTAGCGCATCCCGGCCTGCTGCATCGGCTATATCGACCAGCTTTACGCGAGCGCGATCATGGCCTAAGGCGTCTAACAAGGCATGCGCTTGGGCGATTTGATCGGTCAAAAAGGCACTTAAGCGGGCGGGCATATTGGGGTGCAACTGGATACGCACTTCGGCGGCACCGGCGGCCAGAGCGGTTAGCCACTGGTCATGGCCCGCTGCGCCCAGCTCTTCTAGCGGTGCGTCGATGATATGGCCTGCGGTGACGACACCCGCTGCGCGCTCAGCGTCTTGGGAATCATGGGTAATAAAGCGCAGCACTGGCGCTTGACCACCCGCTTCGCGGTAGGCGCCCAGCCAAGCAGAGAGTGTATCCTGCTGGCGGCGCGTTTCCGGTAGGCGAAATTCGATTGCGCCAGTGGGGCAAGCGCTGGTGCAACTACCCACGCCTTGGCAGAGAAAGGGATCAATCTCGATATGAGATTCAATCCGCCCCTGGATGCTGGAGATGGCATCCGCCGGGCAAACATCCAAACAGCGGGTACAGCCAATATTGCCGCTGGTGGAGTGGGCACATAAGTCGCTGTTGACCTGAAAATAGCGCGGCTTGTCGAATTCGCCCACCAGTCCCACAAAGTCATCAAGGATATCGCTGCGCTGCTCAACGTTCTGCCACTGCATTACCACATAGCCAGGCGGTGATAATTCCACCGAAAGGACAGGTGTAGTATTTAAGTCCAGGATTAAATCAAACGCCTCTCGCTCGATCAGTGCCTGGGCAAGATCAA is part of the Halomonas alkaliantarctica genome and harbors:
- the fdh3B gene encoding formate dehydrogenase FDH3 subunit beta, which translates into the protein MAQMKFMCDAERCIECNGCVTACKNANDVEWGIQRRRVVTLNDGEADEMSISVACMHCDDAPCMAVCPTDCFYKTDDGIVLHDKDLCIGCGYCLYACPFGAPQFPQQDAFGERGKMDKCTFCAGGPAESKEEEYEKYGSNRIAEGKLPLCAEMCSTKALLAGDAQDVADIFRQRVVHRGHKDGGWSNNPQASADNLAYDAAHKG
- a CDS encoding TorD/DmsD family molecular chaperone, whose protein sequence is MTDALPTLKEADALRADIYRLLATLLRQAPDTELLNWLAELAIEQDGSRLAECWQSLAVAAADTEQGGEDVERLQRAHFRHLVGVIQGDVVPYASWYRNGELMEAALVALRQDLKVLGFERSEHTRDPEDHLAALCEVMAMLIDAESSEQGYFFSQHLAPWAASCFADLGQVDTAFYAALGQLGSAFMESEQARLSIDAGHTPVRIVEP
- the glp gene encoding gephyrin-like molybdotransferase Glp — protein: MADLQPISAALEALLADVSALGAESIPLEAAGGRVLAAAVAAQLDVPPFDNSAMDGYALRAADAGQWLPVSQRIAAGTQAKALAPGSCARIFTGGEIPPGADCVVMQERVEVDGERALLPANIPAGDNVRCQGRDVRQGSVLLNAGERLEAAALGHLAGQGITQVSVRRRPRVALLSTGDEIIDPGTPLKPGQLYNSNRPMLRRLLENFGAEVVSTVSVPDDYARTVALLTAAAAEADLVVTTGGVSVGEEDHVKAALEAIGQLDMWKLAIRPGKPLALGRLPRDDGSPARFVGLPGNPVSGFVGAWLFLRPLLGAMLGCPALKMLPKVTAKAGFATSTGPREHYMRVTLEFTPSGVTAKAFDDQNSGVLSSCINADAFAVIPANSDIAEDDAISCLWLAG
- the moaB gene encoding molybdenum cofactor biosynthesis protein B, producing the protein MSEPMVPLNIAVLTVSDTRTEETDRSGQALVERLTKAGHTLAEKRIVPDDVYRIRAVVANWIAEADVQVVITTGGTGFTGRDSTPEAISVLLDKRIEGFGERFRQLSGEEIGSSTIQSRCLGGLANATVVFCLPGSTGACRTGWDGILAEQLDSRHKPCNFANLVIPGRGQHG
- a CDS encoding chemotaxis protein CheW gives rise to the protein MNAEHPRDGEANDTSSTTLSLDEALAAQSDSETVVDVDEPTQQLVLFRLDDQRFALPGSAVSEILPSDQPVYYVPGLPASTEGVLHLRGKIESVISLHQLLGLPTPEVTSKGMILLVRAAGVTSGVRIEQLDDVCEVTQSMLQAPPETLPGTLRPYVSALWQIDERQALALLDPEALFDAYQQGLG
- a CDS encoding DUF1244 domain-containing protein; amino-acid sequence: MSAFDQLDPATRTELEAAAFRRLLQHLDDNKDVQNIDLMILADFCRNCLSKWLVSAAEARDESLNYDEAREYVYGMPYSEWKELYQPEATPEQMAAWEAHHAKKKAAKQG
- a CDS encoding formate dehydrogenase subunit gamma translates to MNLLTAQAPGGVPRSGKGLALGIWRFMLVALALVLSLGFTQVAVAQADPDREMTTAAPGITADQWRQVRSGETGPNYRDSRFDSNYSLINSSGETWREIRNRWVSPFGLIVVFGMAALIALFYFIVGRKELEAPRTGRLLLRWTLMKRALHWTVATLFIILALTGMTLLFGKFVFRPLFGDGVWAWMIAATKVLHNYLGPIFGILLVILLVSLIKDNIPKKHDWIWFKKGGGMIGKKHVDAGFANGGEKAWYWILATVGILVIASGLVLDFPNFDQGRDTMQWANIIHAVGALGLTAISLGHIYIGTLGTEGALEGMTTGYVDETWAKEHHNLWYDEVKDQTLSEEEVAARKSSGGSSEPSATRTS
- a CDS encoding molybdopterin-dependent oxidoreductase, which translates into the protein MRLTRKTDTPKASGLGISRRQFLKRSGAATGGVAAVGFMGAPMMQRSEAADKTPVLDSPVETKRTICSHCSVGCGVYAEVQEGIWTKQEPAFDHPINRGAHCAKGASLRQHGHSTRRLKYPMKLVAGEWERMSWEDAVNEIGDKLLELREEHGPDSVYWLGSAKFNNEQAYLMRKLASLWGTNNTDHQARICHSTTVAGVANTWGYGAMTNSLNDMHNSKAILFIGSNPSEAHPVAMQHILIAKERNNCDIIVADPRFTRTAAKANKYVRLRPGSDVAYIWGLLWHIFENGWEDNEYINQRVYGMDEVRAEVANFPPSVVEEVTGVPEAEMYDVAKRLSDNRPGCVVWCMGGTQHTTGNNNTRAYCILELALGNIGVAGGGANILRGHDNVQGATDLGLGCDSLPGYYGLSEGAWQHWAQVWDLDYEWLKGRYDDTEYADGKPMYSAGITVSRWVDGVLEEDENISQRTALKAMFYWGHAVNSQTRGVEMQKAMQKLEMMVIVDPYPTVAAVMHDRSDGVYLLPAATQFETTGSVTATNRSIQWRDRVIEPLFESKPDHEIMYLFARKLGFGNELVKNYQMNGDEPLIDDILREINSGMWTVGYTGQSPERLKEHQKNWHTFSFENLRAEGGPADGDYYGLPWPCWGTPEFGHPGSPNLYDTSVPVMEGGMGFRARFGIERDGVNLLAEGSAPVGGDIDDGYPEFNDQLLKDLGWWDDLTAEEKQAAEGKNWKTDLSGGIQRVTIEHGCAPYGNAKARAVVWTFPDQVPKHREPLYTTRRDLVERFPTWDDFDSIMRLPTMYKTIQDRDNSGEYPMILTSGRLVEYEGGGEETRSMSWLAELQQEMFVEINPADANDLSIKDGDDVWVEGAEGGRVKVKALVTPRVDRNVAFMPFHFGGMFQGESLRDRYPDGSDPYIIGEAANTATTYGYDPVTLMQETKCTICRIERA
- a CDS encoding twin-arginine translocation signal domain-containing protein encodes the protein MHKSHNPERRRFMKTVGLGTAAAGAAAAVGHVTLAQADAAPVKNEKPTVNYRETDHVRAYYASLRD
- a CDS encoding 4Fe-4S dicluster domain-containing protein, coding for MNQRIQLASLDDQRNAEARETVRQRISWPANLTPANVTYHSRGHALLLGCERDTRQAARILQGRGLASLTLVFTAPNAADVDDGVNDSDLLAATEILTTQALTRAQAEKLRISGHLGMFKTLLEGDEPLDLAQALIEREAFDLILDLNTTPVLSVELSPPGYVVMQWQNVEQRSDILDDFVGLVGEFDKPRYFQVNSDLCAHSTSGNIGCTRCLDVCPADAISSIQGRIESHIEIDPFLCQGVGSCTSACPTGAIEFRLPETRRQQDTLSAWLGAYREAGGQAPVLRFITHDSQDAERAAGVVTAGHIIDAPLEELGAAGHDQWLTALAAGAAEVRIQLHPNMPARLSAFLTDQIAQAHALLDALGHDRARVKLVDIADAAGRDALPALTPLTESPLSLPEPEKRARLNRVLARLAELGNPSGERVGVPAGAAYGAIDVDRDACTLCHACVSNCPTPALKSGGNTPALSFLEADCVQCGLCEQACPENAITLMPGFLASDARETRHICHEEAAFECINCGKPFATVSTVATIKQKLANHPYFAGEAMIRLEMCEDCRVKDVWKTMIRDPDAQLKV